One genomic window of Punica granatum isolate Tunisia-2019 chromosome 1, ASM765513v2, whole genome shotgun sequence includes the following:
- the LOC116192474 gene encoding uncharacterized protein LOC116192474: MKSCSLFSPPALEFLRALCSSNHCCTTRSSFSVALFMAFSWPPKSSHLKNGNPSATTNLPLSFMSLIKVRTLDSRTCRRSVICWSESNLWVRIFCVWRQYGLYGLKATTA, from the exons ATGAAGTCTTGCTCACTCTTTTCCCCACCAGCGCTCGAGTTCCTTCGAGCCTTGTGCTCGTCGAACCACTGTTGCACCACCCGGTCGAGCTTCTCAGTTGCCCTCTTCATGGCCTTCTCATGGCCGCCCAAGTCGAGCCACCTCAAGAATGGGAACCCATCAGCCACCACAAATCTCCCTTTGAGCTTCAT GTCCCTGATCAAGGTGAGGACCTTGGACTCGCGGACTTGCCGAAGGAGCGTGATCTGTTGGTCGGAGAGCAACTTGTGGGTCAGAATCTTTTGCGTGTGGCGCCAGTACGGGCTGTATGGGCTGAAGGCGACCACTGCATAG
- the LOC116192472 gene encoding octanoyltransferase LIP2p, chloroplastic-like isoform X1, translating to MDLPLLSSPRALILHYFDSRDRDKEMLLALAVPSFISSTTAHSGHLYLINPRPRPPHPRRVSAKSNPTFVPAAHQSRRKCECFDLHNELVPYGEAWAWQKDIVRKKKALIENDQDCPDTLIALQHHPVYTLGTRSSEEFLRFDPKAAPCDVYRTERGGEVTYHGPGQLVMYPIINLRNHKMDLHWYLRSLEDVVIRTLLSTFSIRASRLQGFTGVWVGDQKLAAIGIRVSSWITYHGLALNVTTDLTPFQRIVPCGIQDRGVGSLKGLLKENSQSEQRGAPSDDGELIHITYNSLIREFSEVFQLEVCQRSASSSSMLKKEAQLS from the exons ATGGaccttcctctcctctcctctcctcgaGCTCTCATCCTTCATTACTTCGATTCACGAGATAGAGATAAAGAGATGCTTCTGGCCTTAGCAGTCCCAAGCTTCATCTCCTCGACCACGGCTCACTCTGGTCATCTCTACTTGATCAACCCACGACCGCGACCACCACACCCTCGGAGGGTATCGGCGAAATCTAACCCGACGTTCGTCCCAGCCGCGCATCAGAGCAGGAGGAA ATGTGAGTGCTTCGATCTGCACAACGAGCTCGTTCCCTACGGGGAGGCATGGGCGTGGCAGAAGGACATAGTCAGGAAGAAGAAGGCCCTGATTGAGAACGACCAGGATTGCCCGGACACTCTGATAGCGCTGCAGCACCACCCCGTGTACACATTGGGGACGCGGAGCTCGGAGGAGTTCCTCCGTTTCGACCCGAAGGCTGCTCCTTGCGATGTTTATCGGACCGAACGAGGGGGAGAGGTCACATACCACGGGCCCGGTCAG CTTGTTATGTACCCTATTATCAATCTCCGAAATCACAAGATGGATCTGCATTGGTACCTCAGGTCACTTGAGGACGTGGTCATTCGCACTCTTCTCTCGACATTCTCCATCAGGGCTTCTCGGCTCCAGGGTTTCACTGGTGTCTGGGTTG GAGATCAGAAATTGGCAGCAATTGGGATCCGCGTATCTAGTTGGATAACTTATCATGGTTTGGCTCTGAACGTCACCACAGATCTGACTCCCTTTCAGCGGATTGTTCCGTGTGGGATACAAGACCGAGGAGTTGGAAGCTTAAAGGGCCTTCTGAAGGAGAATTCACAATCTGAGCAAAGGGGGGCACCTTCAGATGATGGTGAACTGATTCATATTACCTATAATTCTCTGATTAGAGAATTTTCAGAAGTTTTTCAGCTCGAAGTTTGTCAGAGATCCGCCTCCTCATCAAGCATGTTAAAGAAAGAAGCACAACTCAGTTAA
- the LOC116192472 gene encoding octanoyltransferase LIP2p, chloroplastic-like isoform X3 yields MDLPLLSSPRALILHYFDSRDRDKEMLLALAVPSFISSTTAHSGHLYLINPRPRPPHPRRVSAKSNPTFVPAAHQSRRKCECFDLHNELVPYGEAWAWQKDIVRKKKALIENDQDCPDTLIALQHHPVYTLGTRSSEEFLRFDPKAAPCDVYRTERGGEVTYHGPGQLVMYPIINLRNHKMDLHWYLRSLEDVVIRTLLSTFSIRASRLQGFTGVWKLAAIGIRVSSWITYHGLALNVTTDLTPFQRIVPCGIQDRGVGSLKGLLKENSQSEQRGAPSDDGELIHITYNSLIREFSEVFQLEVCQRSASSSSMLKKEAQLS; encoded by the exons ATGGaccttcctctcctctcctctcctcgaGCTCTCATCCTTCATTACTTCGATTCACGAGATAGAGATAAAGAGATGCTTCTGGCCTTAGCAGTCCCAAGCTTCATCTCCTCGACCACGGCTCACTCTGGTCATCTCTACTTGATCAACCCACGACCGCGACCACCACACCCTCGGAGGGTATCGGCGAAATCTAACCCGACGTTCGTCCCAGCCGCGCATCAGAGCAGGAGGAA ATGTGAGTGCTTCGATCTGCACAACGAGCTCGTTCCCTACGGGGAGGCATGGGCGTGGCAGAAGGACATAGTCAGGAAGAAGAAGGCCCTGATTGAGAACGACCAGGATTGCCCGGACACTCTGATAGCGCTGCAGCACCACCCCGTGTACACATTGGGGACGCGGAGCTCGGAGGAGTTCCTCCGTTTCGACCCGAAGGCTGCTCCTTGCGATGTTTATCGGACCGAACGAGGGGGAGAGGTCACATACCACGGGCCCGGTCAG CTTGTTATGTACCCTATTATCAATCTCCGAAATCACAAGATGGATCTGCATTGGTACCTCAGGTCACTTGAGGACGTGGTCATTCGCACTCTTCTCTCGACATTCTCCATCAGGGCTTCTCGGCTCCAGGGTTTCACTGGTGTCTGG AAATTGGCAGCAATTGGGATCCGCGTATCTAGTTGGATAACTTATCATGGTTTGGCTCTGAACGTCACCACAGATCTGACTCCCTTTCAGCGGATTGTTCCGTGTGGGATACAAGACCGAGGAGTTGGAAGCTTAAAGGGCCTTCTGAAGGAGAATTCACAATCTGAGCAAAGGGGGGCACCTTCAGATGATGGTGAACTGATTCATATTACCTATAATTCTCTGATTAGAGAATTTTCAGAAGTTTTTCAGCTCGAAGTTTGTCAGAGATCCGCCTCCTCATCAAGCATGTTAAAGAAAGAAGCACAACTCAGTTAA
- the LOC116192473 gene encoding xanthotoxin 5-hydroxylase CYP82C4-like, translating to MIVAGSDTTIVTMTWTLSLLLNNKEALKKIQQELDTQIGRDREVNESDLNNLLYLHAVIKETLRLYPAAPLAVPHEAMKDCNVLGYFISKGTQIMLNLHKIQRDQRVWPNPSEFRPERFLTSHKNIDVRGQNFELIPFGSGRRMCPGISLSLQVVGLALASFLHAFDVQTPGDEAVDMEEAMGLTNFKATPLEVLITPRIPKHVYNQ from the coding sequence ATGATTGTAGCTGGCTCAGACACTACAATAGTAACCATGACATGGACCCTCTCTTTACTGCTCAATAACAAGGAAGCTCTAAAGAAGATCCAGCAGGAACTCGACACTCAGATCGGGAGGGACAGGGAGGTGAACGAATCAGACCTCAACAACTTActttacctccatgccgtcatcAAGGAAACCTTAAGACTCTACCCTGCCGCGCCCTTAGCAGTCCCTCATGAGGCTATGAAGGATTGCAATGTCTTGGGTTACTTCATCTCGAAGGGAACCCAAATTATGCTGAACCTACATAAGATACAACGTGACCAGCGTGTTTGGCCCAACCCATCCGAGTTCAGGCCTGAGAGGTTCCTAACATCCCACAAGAACATCGACGTTAGGGGACAAAACTTCGAGCTCATACCTTTTGGGAGTGGGAGGAGGATGTGCCCCGGAATCTCATTGAGCCTCCAGGTGGTAGGCCTTGCccttgcttcttttcttcatgCTTTCGATGTTCAGACGCCGGGGGATGAGGCAGTTGACATGGAGGAAGCTATGGGGCTGACCAATTTCAAGGCCACCCCTCTCGAAGTTCTCATCACTCCTCGGATTCCCAAACACGTGTATAATCAGTAA
- the LOC116192472 gene encoding octanoyltransferase LIP2p, chloroplastic-like isoform X2, which yields MDLPLLSSPRALILHYFDSRDRDKEMLLALAVPSFISSTTAHSGHLYLINPRPRPPHPRRVSAKSNPTFVPAAHQSRRKCECFDLHNELVPYGEAWAWQKDIVRKKKALIENDQDCPDTLIALQHHPVYTLGTRSSEEFLRFDPKAAPCDVYRTERGGEVTYHGPGQLVMYPIINLRNHKMDLHWYLRSLEDVVIRTLLSTFSIRASRLQGFTGVWVDQKLAAIGIRVSSWITYHGLALNVTTDLTPFQRIVPCGIQDRGVGSLKGLLKENSQSEQRGAPSDDGELIHITYNSLIREFSEVFQLEVCQRSASSSSMLKKEAQLS from the exons ATGGaccttcctctcctctcctctcctcgaGCTCTCATCCTTCATTACTTCGATTCACGAGATAGAGATAAAGAGATGCTTCTGGCCTTAGCAGTCCCAAGCTTCATCTCCTCGACCACGGCTCACTCTGGTCATCTCTACTTGATCAACCCACGACCGCGACCACCACACCCTCGGAGGGTATCGGCGAAATCTAACCCGACGTTCGTCCCAGCCGCGCATCAGAGCAGGAGGAA ATGTGAGTGCTTCGATCTGCACAACGAGCTCGTTCCCTACGGGGAGGCATGGGCGTGGCAGAAGGACATAGTCAGGAAGAAGAAGGCCCTGATTGAGAACGACCAGGATTGCCCGGACACTCTGATAGCGCTGCAGCACCACCCCGTGTACACATTGGGGACGCGGAGCTCGGAGGAGTTCCTCCGTTTCGACCCGAAGGCTGCTCCTTGCGATGTTTATCGGACCGAACGAGGGGGAGAGGTCACATACCACGGGCCCGGTCAG CTTGTTATGTACCCTATTATCAATCTCCGAAATCACAAGATGGATCTGCATTGGTACCTCAGGTCACTTGAGGACGTGGTCATTCGCACTCTTCTCTCGACATTCTCCATCAGGGCTTCTCGGCTCCAGGGTTTCACTGGTGTCTGGGTTG ATCAGAAATTGGCAGCAATTGGGATCCGCGTATCTAGTTGGATAACTTATCATGGTTTGGCTCTGAACGTCACCACAGATCTGACTCCCTTTCAGCGGATTGTTCCGTGTGGGATACAAGACCGAGGAGTTGGAAGCTTAAAGGGCCTTCTGAAGGAGAATTCACAATCTGAGCAAAGGGGGGCACCTTCAGATGATGGTGAACTGATTCATATTACCTATAATTCTCTGATTAGAGAATTTTCAGAAGTTTTTCAGCTCGAAGTTTGTCAGAGATCCGCCTCCTCATCAAGCATGTTAAAGAAAGAAGCACAACTCAGTTAA
- the LOC116192472 gene encoding octanoyltransferase LIP2p2, chloroplastic-like isoform X4, which translates to MDLPLLSSPRALILHYFDSRDRDKEMLLALAVPSFISSTTAHSGHLYLINPRPRPPHPRRVSAKSNPTFVPAAHQSRRKCECFDLHNELVPYGEAWAWQKDIVRKKKALIENDQDCPDTLIALQHHPVYTLGTRSSEEFLRFDPKAAPCDVYRTERGGEVTYHGPGQLVMYPIINLRNHKMDLHWYLRSLEDVVIRTLLSTFSIRASRLQGFTGVWEIRNWQQLGSAYLVG; encoded by the exons ATGGaccttcctctcctctcctctcctcgaGCTCTCATCCTTCATTACTTCGATTCACGAGATAGAGATAAAGAGATGCTTCTGGCCTTAGCAGTCCCAAGCTTCATCTCCTCGACCACGGCTCACTCTGGTCATCTCTACTTGATCAACCCACGACCGCGACCACCACACCCTCGGAGGGTATCGGCGAAATCTAACCCGACGTTCGTCCCAGCCGCGCATCAGAGCAGGAGGAA ATGTGAGTGCTTCGATCTGCACAACGAGCTCGTTCCCTACGGGGAGGCATGGGCGTGGCAGAAGGACATAGTCAGGAAGAAGAAGGCCCTGATTGAGAACGACCAGGATTGCCCGGACACTCTGATAGCGCTGCAGCACCACCCCGTGTACACATTGGGGACGCGGAGCTCGGAGGAGTTCCTCCGTTTCGACCCGAAGGCTGCTCCTTGCGATGTTTATCGGACCGAACGAGGGGGAGAGGTCACATACCACGGGCCCGGTCAG CTTGTTATGTACCCTATTATCAATCTCCGAAATCACAAGATGGATCTGCATTGGTACCTCAGGTCACTTGAGGACGTGGTCATTCGCACTCTTCTCTCGACATTCTCCATCAGGGCTTCTCGGCTCCAGGGTTTCACTGGTGTCTGG GAGATCAGAAATTGGCAGCAATTGGGATCCGCGTATCTAGTTGGATAA